The sequence below is a genomic window from Coffea arabica cultivar ET-39 chromosome 4c, Coffea Arabica ET-39 HiFi, whole genome shotgun sequence.
ATGACTGCATTGCTACCCCAAGAAGTACCATAACCTCCAAGAGGAGACCAAGCGATTATGTGAATTCCTTTCTCTTTGGCAAATGGTACCAATTTTCGCTGCTGCCAACCAACATTCATCTCCACCTGAAAATTTTTCATTCGAAAATTCTATCATGCATTCCACTATAGTGGCCAATGTTGGCGAGGTTAATTTCAAAGAaagtaaaagagaaaaagtcTCAAACGGGCTGCTTGCTAATTCCACTATCAAATTACATGTCTATTGTCCCCAAACCCCAGTTAACTGGTAAACtatgaaatttctggttttactCTCAAGATTTGCAGTTTACCTAGAACCCCATTTACccaattccaaaaaaaaaaagagagagagagaaatcaCCTGATTAACTGCTGGAAGGATGGTAGCACTTTCTTGGAGTTTGGAGATTTTTTCACAGGTGAAGTTGCTCAAACCTATAGACTTTGTCAAGCCCAATTTGCTGCATTCTTCCATGGCCTTCCACGTTCCATGCATGTCAAAAGGGAGAATTGCATCTATGGTGAAATTAAACACCTCAGTACCCTGCTTTAGCCTCAGAGGCCAGTGAATCAAATAAAGATCCAAATACTCTAGCCCCAACTTCCTAGCAAAGAAGAATTATGACAAGAAAGAGTAAGTCAATCATGTAtcagaaaataaataatttcttgGTGGATGaatcaaagaaacaaataatttcTCCTGATCATATTCCATGCCATTGTCAGTGAGAACAATGAaaatgatcaatttttttttctttgaatgcAAGGCTCTTATAGTCAagtgattttgattttagtgaCAGGTACGGGCCATATGAACAGTACTCAAAATATCACATCTGAGTTTTAGTGTCGTACAGGGGTGTTCATGTTCATTTAAAATCCTTTCCAAAAGAGTTCAACAGTTCAGTAATGGTCGCTAGTGTATCCCAAATTCatgaaactactaaaaatttgCAATAGATTAAGTACCTTAATTTCTAGTGATTGTCTGATTAAATAGTCAAGATGATGCGATAATACAAGGGTTAATTGCACTTTACACATTCAACTATACTCCAATTTTTACTTTGGTCATTCAACTTTAGAGTACAACACTTTAATccctaaaatagaaaatttgtaTACATGATACATGATGGCGGTGATATCAAGAAGACTTTGAGATATTTCATATCACCACAAAAatccataatttttttttgacagaACAAAAATTCATAATTAGTATGATTAGCTTGAAAAATCAATTGGCTTCATCCCCATCcttattcccccccccccccttcctcTCCAAACATTCCTCTCGACCAAACGTTGTACTTCTATCCATCCATGGAAAGTGATAATCTCTATTTCAGATACTCTTAATGGAGTTACAACCAATGAAAAAGTCCAAATTTGGGGAAAAACAATGTCGGAAAACTATGTGCTACTCCCAAAAGAATCAAAgagttaaatataaaaatacctgTTCTAATCAAGAACCAGGCAGGTCTTCTTCAGTCATAAGACTCATGACCAAGGCACCAGAAATTTCATGGTATAGAATATATTTACATGCTCATATCTATGCATGAATATCCTTATTCAGGTATTAGATAAGGGAAAAAATTAGAAGAATTAggtaaaaaaaaaggagattcATATGGTGATGAGGAAAGTACCCAAGAGTTTGTTTGAGGGCGGGCAGAACAAGGTCATGATCAGCATCAGTACACCAAAGTTTAGAAGTGATGAACAATTCATCCCTGCTCTTAATTAATCCAATCTCTAGTGCTTTAGCCACAGCTTTACCAAGGGCCTCCTCTGTGCCATATAATGTTGCTGTATCAAAATGCCTATACCCAATCTCCATGGCATCAAAAAATATTGATACTAGTTGTTCTGATGGTGGCAAAGGCTGAGCTGCACATCCTAACCCCACCAATGGCATTTTGTGGCCTGTATTTAACACTATTTCTGGGATTGTTTCTCCAGCTTTTTCCATGGTCTCTGATGTAATTGTCCTAATGGAGAAAATGCAAGAAGTTAATATGAGGCAGTTATCTCGTctcaaattgatgaaaagaaagaggggtgTGAGAGATGGGGTTGTAGTATAGCGGTTGTGTTTATCCAGCAGGCCTTTTATGTTGAATAGTATGATTTAGCATATGTTGAATAGTGAATTCCTTGTCTTCGCCTTCACGCACCGTGATTGGCACAAAAAACGAAAAATATCCAAGGCGGGTTAGCGGAGTTGGTTAGGAAAGGCTTCTTAAAGTCTATTTGGGTGTGCCCGGCCTATGACTCAATCCTCGCTTGATGCATGGACAGAGGTTCCAACCACAGTTATCAAATCCGACTCGAATCGATAGTCAAATCGGTCAATTCGATGAACTGATCGTAATAGGATAAGTTGAATTGCTAATTAAACTAGTTATGTAACAAATTTATTGACTAGTCAGCGATCTGATGGTTTAATCGatgaatcaaaaaaaaaaatagccggTTAAATCGTTGGTTAAATCATTaagttaaaaattttattatttttataatttgaaatatatttttatgTCATATATTATAACTATTGTATAACTTGCAGTTGAACCGCTCGCAGTTGAATCGGTGACCTCTTCAGATTGAGATTTTAGTCGGATTTaatttaataactatgattCCAACCTCTAGGCTCTTTCATGTAGTCCAATTGCACTCCTCCTCCCTCCCATAATATAAGGGTACGATAGATATTGACATTTTGCCCAAGAAAAAAGTcgaagaaggaaagaaattcAATCACGGAACCACCACATAgttggaaaatgaagttttgtTCTGGAAAGGGCCAACAGAAAAGAACGTCACGGACCACTATAAATTAGAAAACCTATATTACATCGCCACTACAACCATTTGTTTTGCTTTTTGATAATCCAATTTAACACCGAAACTTGATGGTTTCAAATCTCAACATACCTAAAcatgtttgataataaaaaatatatttaaattaattaagtggcaatGAATGTTTTAAACAAAACTTATTGCAAAAggtaagtgataagttattcatttatcacttaatatattatataatcaaatgtatcagatttaatatttaataattccGTTACTTAATGAATTTAgacttcagatttcagattttagaCCGATGAAATGCATGCTAAACACAACGTCTTGAATTATGGACGCAAAATAGTCATTAAGCAGAAGCAGTTGCAGTGGGGTAGAGTTGAAAAATATTCGTCAAACAGCTTTTCTTGGTTGGAGTGTGATGGGGAAGTTTAAGCCACTTTGGGCTGGAAATTGGAATATGCCACCATTTTTCCTAACCTACCTTTGTTTTTCAAAAGCATGATGGTGGTGGTAGGAAAACAGCAGGTAGGTCAAACAGGTTCGGGTGGTGCAAATAGAATCCAATGCTCTGGAATAATTACTGGGctgtatttttttatatatataaaaattatgGTTTTTATTTATGAGATCTGTAATGACAGGAAATATATCATTAAACATGTCACACAAATAAATCTAAATGATCTACTGCTGGTGGATCTATTTCCTTTAGGTTATTAAAACTAGCCTAATCTGAGTTCACGTGATTGTATTATACTGTTGTGTATAGCTGTCAAACAaaaccatttaattaaatttatccATACCCGTTCATGAATAGATGGATATGGGCATTTTAAACttttgcatatgagtataaatgggttacccaataataccaaTTTATTAAATAAGTATTATTATATAACCCATCAAgtccaattaacccatttagaattatCTTCTCCCAAACCTCCTCTCTTCCcccagcttttttttttttttcaaatttttcattttgtcatgatgttaattacttttgtttcattattattattatttgttggtattatcttatcattttattttcttttagtttgttaacttgctcatttttcagcattaccaatttatgacaagttttagcctcttttcttactttttcaaaatgaaattttaaatttacagacaaaaaaaatgctagaggttcaaaattttttgattaagtttttatgttaatttttatagtacttagttcaactttattgtttaattattaaatagtatgtaattttgcgacatagagtACGGATGAAAAAACAATTGATAATTAGGTTTATTgcgcattataagtaaatatttaaaattaatgatgggtgcaaataatggtataaattaataacttagtttgcaaaaatgaatttaaatgaatttaaaaaaaaattaaaataaatgggttataaatagATAATTgagttacccaattcattttttgacttatctatttatacccatttaattaaatgAGTATTAATGGGTTGATTCACTTATACCCATTGCCCATTTTACCAAACTCAAACCCGCCCAAATCACCCATTTCAACACCTCAGTGTAGTGTCCAACTGTTAGTCATATTTTGTGACAAGTTGCTGACAAATTCATATAATTAATCATATTATTTTATTCCCATTTGATTTTATGTCCTTATATCTTTATAAAACTTATAATCAATCCGACAATTTAAAGCAAGTCATTACGATGTTGGGTTGGGTTGCTTCTCTCTTTAATTTGAAGATACCATAACCGGATTGGAATTTGCTGCCCTCTTCGGGGTGGCGACATCTGAATTTATCTTATCTATTTTTCTAGGCAATGTGAACTTTAACTCTACCATGATGATCAACTCCGAATATGTtaaaatctgaatctattaaatttaagtactgaATTAAGTTATCAAACAGGACTGTGACTTGGATGGTTTAAGGGGAGAGTGCGTGAGAGACCTCGAATTTGACTTTTCctgcttacactaaaaaaaagacTGGAATTTGCAACAACTCTTCATTCATATAAACAATTATACTATTGGTAACAAAATCCATTCAACTTACAAGGAAAACGATGGGTTGGATATAGGTCTGTCAACGACCCGGACCGGGATCGAATCCGTGAAATTTTTTGCGGGTacgggtagggatttaattccgttatccggacatggatccggatccgttttatcaaacaaaaaaaatatgtcGGATACAgaatatagtattccggccCGTATTAGACCCAGATCCAGATAAAAatggattaataatttaaaaaatatatatatttatcaatataattagattagggtgatgtatttgagtaaagtcaatttgatttcttttcttattttgtttttttttgtattagttaaaaattagtttacaaatatatttttttctcattttttattagaaattgtaagtttttgataatttttttcggggtagacccgacccggatccgagacccGTCGGATTTGGATCCGGAACATAGAGTAGAAGACCCGTCGGATAAACGGCTCGGATCCGAGTCCGATATGATATGTCGGATTCGGGTCAAGAATAATAAATGTCAGCCCGAATCCGAtccgt
It includes:
- the LOC113739790 gene encoding protein REDOX 2-like gives rise to the protein MEKAGETIPEIVLNTGHKMPLVGLGCAAQPLPPSEQLVSIFFDAMEIGYRHFDTATLYGTEEALGKAVAKALEIGLIKSRDELFITSKLWCTDADHDLVLPALKQTLGKLGLEYLDLYLIHWPLRLKQGTEVFNFTIDAILPFDMHGTWKAMEECSKLGLTKSIGLSNFTCEKISKLQESATILPAVNQVEMNVGWQQRKLVPFAKEKGIHIIAWSPLGGYGTSWGSNAVMENPIIKNIADSRNKTVAQVALRWVYQQGASVIVKSFSKERMKQNLQVFDWELTKEEMDQILQIPQRRAPGTEALVDPTGPYKSLEELWDGDV